AGAACACTACCTTCAGCACGTCAGCTACTACAGGCTTCGAGCATATTGGCTCCCGTTTGAGCAGCCTGCGCCCATTAACGGCGACCATATGTTTCGCGACGGCACTTCGATCGACGATGCCATTGCGCTTTACGTGTTCGACCGCCAGCTTCGCTTGCTGGTCATGGATGCTATCGAGCGGATCGAAGTTTCGTTACGGGGTGCATGGGCATACCACCTTGCCATGAAATATGGCCCCCACGGCTATCTTGATCCGAACCTATATGATCGAGCGGATCGATTTGCCAAGGCACTCACCGGACTTCTGGACGAGATCGAGCGATCGACTGATACCTTCATCGTCCATTACAAGTCGAAATACGACGATCCAGAGCAGCCACCGATTTGGATGACTGCCGAGGTTATGTCCCTCGGCCAACTCTCAAAATGGTATAGCAATCTAAAGCTTCGACCGGATCGGCAGGCGATCGCGAAGATTTATGGATTGGATGAAAAAATCCTGTCCTCCATTGCTCACCATCTAACCTATGTGCGGAATATCTGCGCTCATCACAGCAGGCTTTGGAACAAACAATTCACTGTCACCATGACCATTCCTAATTCTCCGGGCTCCCTCAAGCTGGCGATGAACACGGCGGCCACGCGAAAGCTTTACAACACGTTGGCGTTGCTCGGTTATCTGATTGGAATCGTCGCGCCAAGCACAGAGTGGCGGAAACACCTGGCGGATTTGGTTGCGTCCTGCCCGCTTGCAGGCACCGCCGCGATGGGATTCCCGACCAACTGGAGAGAAATGCCCGCTTGGAAGTCGGCTTGCGCTTGATTTGTAGCACCTGCCGATTTTCCCGGTGCTACAGGATTTTCCCTTTATTTTTTTCCGCGCTGTAGCACCTGTAGCACCATGAGAAACCGTGTCCGCGCGACGGC
This is a stretch of genomic DNA from Microbaculum marinisediminis. It encodes these proteins:
- a CDS encoding Abi family protein, whose amino-acid sequence is MKFAKPSLSIADQIALLERRGMTIPDRARAEHYLQHVSYYRLRAYWLPFEQPAPINGDHMFRDGTSIDDAIALYVFDRQLRLLVMDAIERIEVSLRGAWAYHLAMKYGPHGYLDPNLYDRADRFAKALTGLLDEIERSTDTFIVHYKSKYDDPEQPPIWMTAEVMSLGQLSKWYSNLKLRPDRQAIAKIYGLDEKILSSIAHHLTYVRNICAHHSRLWNKQFTVTMTIPNSPGSLKLAMNTAATRKLYNTLALLGYLIGIVAPSTEWRKHLADLVASCPLAGTAAMGFPTNWREMPAWKSACA